A window from Aeromonas rivipollensis encodes these proteins:
- a CDS encoding sulfate ABC transporter substrate-binding protein — protein MKRLVPATLLAAGLALAPLAQAATLLNASYDVMRDFYKDYNAAFQKHWQAEGGEPLQINMSHGGSSKQARAVIDGLPADVITMNMATDINALAEHGGLVPKDWAARLPDNSAPFTSATVFIVRKGNPKGLKDWPDLLKEGVQVIVPNPKTSGNGRYTYLSAWGYVLEQGGDEQAARAFVGKLFKQVPVLDTGGRAATTTFIQNRIGDVLVTFENEAEMIAREFGRGSFEVVYPSVTAVAELPVAVVDKVVDKQGTRKEAEAYLTYLWSDEGQRIAANNYLRPRSPAILAEFADRFPNATFLNVVKTFGEWPVIQSTHFKEGGVFDQIYAVR, from the coding sequence ATGAAACGACTCGTGCCCGCCACCCTGCTCGCCGCAGGACTGGCCCTGGCCCCGCTGGCCCAGGCCGCCACCCTGCTCAACGCCTCCTACGACGTGATGCGTGACTTCTACAAGGACTACAACGCCGCCTTCCAGAAACACTGGCAGGCGGAAGGCGGCGAGCCGCTGCAGATCAATATGTCCCACGGCGGCTCGAGCAAGCAGGCGCGGGCAGTCATCGACGGCCTGCCCGCCGATGTCATCACCATGAACATGGCCACCGACATCAATGCCCTGGCCGAGCATGGCGGCCTGGTCCCGAAGGATTGGGCGGCCCGCCTGCCGGACAACAGTGCGCCCTTCACCTCGGCCACGGTATTCATCGTGCGCAAGGGCAACCCCAAGGGGCTGAAGGACTGGCCTGATCTGCTCAAGGAGGGGGTGCAGGTGATAGTGCCCAACCCCAAGACCTCGGGGAACGGCCGCTACACCTACCTGTCGGCCTGGGGCTATGTACTGGAGCAGGGGGGCGACGAGCAGGCGGCCAGGGCGTTTGTCGGCAAGCTGTTCAAGCAAGTCCCCGTGCTCGACACCGGTGGCCGCGCGGCTACCACCACCTTCATCCAGAACCGCATAGGCGATGTGCTGGTCACCTTCGAGAACGAAGCCGAGATGATCGCCCGCGAGTTCGGTCGTGGCAGCTTCGAGGTGGTCTACCCGAGCGTCACCGCCGTGGCCGAGCTCCCGGTAGCCGTGGTCGACAAGGTGGTCGACAAGCAGGGCACCCGCAAGGAGGCCGAGGCCTACCTGACCTACCTGTGGTCTGACGAAGGCCAGCGCATCGCCGCCAACAACTACCTGCGTCCGCGAAGCCCGGCTATCCTCGCCGAATTTGCCGACCGCTTCCCGAATGCCACCTTCCTCAACGTGGTGAAGACCTTTGGCGAGTGGCCTGTTATCCAGAGCACCCACTTCAAGGAGGGCGGGGTGTTCGACCAGATCTATGCCGTGCGGTAA
- a CDS encoding phosphatase encodes MKYQVDTHTHTVASTHAYSTIHDYLPIAKAKGIKLFATTDHGPDMADAPHFWHFVNLHVLPRVVDGVGILRGIEANIKNIDGEIDFPERYESRLDMIMAGFHEPVFPPCDQATHTQAMINAIKSGRVDMISHPGNPAFPIDIQAVVRAAAEYRVALEINNSSFSHSRPGSEGNCRAIVEAARDLGAYLTFGSDSHVAFSLGDFDHCHRLVTEVGFPEELILARSPRALLAFLESRGRAHIPEFVDL; translated from the coding sequence ATGAAGTACCAGGTCGATACCCACACGCACACCGTCGCCAGCACCCACGCCTACAGCACCATTCACGATTACCTGCCCATTGCCAAGGCCAAGGGGATCAAGCTCTTTGCCACCACGGATCACGGTCCCGACATGGCCGATGCGCCCCACTTCTGGCATTTCGTCAACCTGCACGTCCTGCCGCGGGTGGTGGACGGGGTCGGCATACTGCGCGGCATCGAGGCCAACATCAAGAACATCGACGGCGAAATAGACTTCCCCGAGCGCTACGAGTCGCGCCTCGACATGATCATGGCCGGCTTCCATGAGCCCGTGTTCCCCCCCTGCGATCAGGCAACCCATACCCAGGCCATGATCAACGCCATCAAGAGCGGCCGGGTCGACATGATAAGCCACCCGGGCAACCCCGCCTTCCCCATCGACATCCAGGCCGTGGTCAGGGCCGCCGCCGAATACCGGGTGGCGCTGGAGATCAACAACTCCTCCTTCAGTCACTCCCGTCCGGGCAGTGAAGGCAACTGCCGCGCCATCGTCGAGGCGGCGAGGGATCTGGGTGCCTACCTCACCTTCGGCTCCGACTCCCACGTGGCCTTCAGCCTGGGGGACTTTGACCACTGCCACCGGCTGGTGACAGAGGTCGGCTTCCCCGAGGAGCTGATCCTGGCACGCTCTCCCCGCGCCCTGCTCGCGTTTCTCGAGAGCCGTGGCCGCGCCCACATTCCGGAATTCGTCGATCTCTGA
- a CDS encoding acyl-CoA dehydrogenase produces MITLLVLLVLAIAVVLGVPAIRKKVVTRPVFGIFKKILPPLSATEREAMEAGSVWWDGELFRGNPDWKKLHGYGKAELSAEEQAFIDNQVETLLAMVDDFKIVNETKDLPEPVWDYLKKEGFFSLIIPKSYGGREFSAIANSTIVTRIATKSLSVAVTVMVPNSLGPGELLMHYGTQAQKDFWLPGLANGKEVPCFALTGPEAGSDAGAIPDKGIVCKGMYKGEEVLGIRLNWNKRYITLAPRATVLGLAFKLYDPEKLLGDKEELGITCALIPTSHPGVRVGDRHYPMGLAFLNGPTFGKDVFIPLDWIIGGPDYAGRGWRMLVECLSAGRGISLPALGTACGHMASRTVGAYSYVRKQFGMSIGKFEGVQEALARIGGLTYQLEGARRMTAGSLDLGQAPAIVTAISKYHMTEMARQIMDDSMDIHAGRAIQLGPKNYTGYAYMGIPVAITVEGANILTRNLMIFGQGATRCHPYVFAELEAAADTDVERGLEKFDALLMKHIAFGTGNFFGALFQGLTLGQFNNAPVAGETARYYKQLSRMSKGLALCADVSMLMLGGDLKRKEMISARLGDVLSHLYLASATLKHYEDQGRMVSDLPFVQYAVERNLYLIGKAFEGFFQNFPNKVVGAVLKRVVFPFGVGYKMPADERCHAICLAMMTPGEFRDRLTALCYVGKDDADPVGLMERAFQAMVAVQPIEKKLVQAQKEGKLPRKMALPELVAAALSQSILGKEEADKLLAADALRYEAIQVDNFAPGELEGLSQPNPVVHAA; encoded by the coding sequence ATGATCACATTGCTTGTCCTGCTGGTGCTGGCGATAGCCGTGGTGCTCGGCGTGCCCGCCATCCGTAAAAAGGTGGTGACCCGTCCTGTGTTCGGCATCTTCAAGAAGATACTGCCGCCCTTGTCGGCCACCGAGCGGGAGGCCATGGAAGCCGGCTCCGTCTGGTGGGATGGCGAGCTGTTTCGCGGCAACCCCGACTGGAAGAAACTGCACGGTTACGGCAAGGCCGAACTGAGCGCCGAGGAGCAGGCCTTCATCGACAATCAGGTCGAGACCCTGCTCGCCATGGTCGACGACTTCAAGATCGTCAACGAAACCAAAGACCTGCCAGAGCCGGTCTGGGACTATCTGAAGAAGGAAGGCTTCTTCTCCCTGATCATCCCGAAATCCTATGGCGGCCGCGAATTCTCGGCCATCGCCAACTCCACCATAGTCACCCGCATTGCCACCAAGAGCCTGAGCGTGGCGGTCACCGTCATGGTGCCGAACTCCCTCGGTCCGGGCGAGCTGCTGATGCACTACGGTACCCAGGCCCAGAAGGATTTCTGGCTGCCGGGGCTGGCCAACGGCAAGGAAGTACCCTGCTTCGCCCTGACCGGGCCGGAAGCGGGCTCCGATGCCGGCGCCATTCCGGACAAGGGGATCGTCTGCAAGGGCATGTACAAGGGTGAAGAGGTGCTGGGTATTCGCCTCAACTGGAACAAGCGCTACATCACCCTGGCCCCCCGTGCCACAGTGCTGGGGCTGGCGTTCAAACTCTATGACCCGGAGAAACTGCTGGGTGACAAGGAAGAGCTCGGCATCACCTGCGCCCTGATCCCCACCAGCCACCCGGGTGTGCGGGTCGGTGATCGCCACTACCCCATGGGGCTGGCGTTCCTGAACGGACCGACCTTCGGCAAGGATGTGTTCATTCCGCTCGACTGGATCATCGGTGGCCCGGATTACGCCGGCCGCGGCTGGCGCATGCTGGTGGAGTGCCTCTCCGCCGGTCGCGGCATCTCGCTGCCTGCCCTTGGCACCGCCTGCGGTCACATGGCGAGTCGCACAGTGGGGGCCTACTCCTACGTGCGCAAGCAGTTCGGCATGTCCATCGGCAAGTTTGAAGGGGTGCAGGAAGCGCTGGCCCGCATCGGCGGCCTCACCTATCAGCTCGAAGGGGCCCGTCGCATGACCGCAGGTTCCCTGGATCTCGGTCAGGCGCCGGCCATCGTCACTGCCATCTCCAAGTACCACATGACCGAAATGGCGCGCCAGATCATGGATGACTCCATGGACATCCACGCAGGTCGCGCCATTCAGCTGGGCCCGAAAAACTACACCGGCTACGCCTACATGGGCATTCCGGTGGCCATCACGGTGGAAGGGGCCAACATCCTGACCCGCAACCTGATGATCTTCGGGCAGGGGGCCACTCGCTGCCACCCTTACGTGTTTGCCGAGCTGGAAGCGGCCGCCGACACCGACGTGGAGCGCGGCCTCGAGAAGTTCGATGCCCTGCTGATGAAACACATCGCCTTCGGTACCGGCAACTTCTTCGGCGCCCTGTTCCAGGGGCTGACCCTGGGTCAGTTCAACAATGCCCCTGTGGCTGGCGAAACCGCCCGCTACTACAAGCAGCTGTCCCGGATGAGTAAAGGGCTGGCCCTGTGCGCCGACGTCTCCATGCTGATGCTGGGTGGCGATCTCAAGCGCAAGGAGATGATCTCCGCCCGTCTTGGCGACGTGCTGAGCCACCTCTACCTGGCCTCCGCCACCCTCAAGCACTACGAGGATCAGGGCCGCATGGTCTCGGATCTGCCGTTCGTGCAGTACGCTGTGGAGCGCAACCTCTACCTCATCGGCAAGGCGTTCGAAGGCTTCTTCCAGAACTTCCCGAACAAGGTGGTGGGCGCCGTGCTCAAACGCGTGGTGTTCCCGTTCGGCGTTGGCTACAAGATGCCGGCAGACGAGCGCTGCCATGCCATCTGTCTGGCCATGATGACCCCGGGCGAGTTCCGCGACCGTCTGACTGCACTCTGCTACGTGGGCAAGGATGACGCTGATCCGGTCGGTCTGATGGAGCGCGCTTTCCAGGCCATGGTGGCGGTGCAGCCCATTGAGAAGAAGCTGGTGCAGGCCCAGAAAGAGGGCAAGCTGCCCCGCAAGATGGCCCTGCCGGAGCTGGTGGCCGCGGCCCTGTCCCAGTCCATCCTCGGCAAGGAGGAGGCCGACAAGCTGCTGGCCGCCGATGCCCTGCGCTACGAGGCGATCCAGGTGGACAACTTCGCCCCTGGCGAGCTGGAAGGGTTGTCTCAGCCGAACCCGGTTGTGCACGCCGCCTGA
- a CDS encoding TetR/AcrR family transcriptional regulator has translation MSKIDTKNRILDAAEVLFAERGFADTSLRLITSEADVNLASVNYHFGSKKELIQAVLDRYLSIFMPALDARLQTLMAQEQLTLLQVFESFVDPLMKLVAVRANGPALFMQLLGRGYIDSQGHLRRFITTHYGATLHGITQAISKANPALSPADLFWRLHFTLGTVVFTMASADALRDIAQADFGQQLDVEGLVRNVIPYLASGVGAPVESTRLSLAV, from the coding sequence GTGAGTAAAATCGATACCAAAAACCGTATTCTCGACGCCGCCGAGGTGCTGTTTGCCGAGCGGGGATTCGCCGATACCTCGTTGCGTCTGATCACCAGCGAGGCCGATGTGAACCTGGCCTCGGTCAACTACCACTTCGGCTCCAAAAAGGAGCTGATCCAGGCGGTGCTCGATCGCTACCTGAGTATCTTCATGCCAGCGCTGGATGCGCGCCTACAGACCCTGATGGCGCAAGAGCAGCTGACCCTGCTGCAGGTGTTCGAAAGTTTCGTCGACCCCCTGATGAAGCTGGTGGCGGTGCGGGCCAACGGCCCGGCGCTCTTCATGCAATTGCTGGGGCGCGGCTACATCGACAGCCAGGGCCACCTGCGCCGCTTCATCACCACCCACTACGGGGCGACCCTGCACGGGATCACCCAGGCGATTTCCAAGGCCAACCCGGCCCTGTCACCGGCGGATCTCTTCTGGCGCCTGCACTTCACCCTGGGCACAGTGGTGTTCACCATGGCCTCCGCCGATGCCCTGCGTGACATCGCCCAGGCCGATTTTGGCCAGCAGCTCGATGTGGAAGGGCTGGTGCGCAACGTTATTCCTTATCTGGCGTCCGGTGTCGGGGCGCCCGTGGAGTCGACCAGGCTCTCCCTGGCCGTGTAA
- a CDS encoding efflux RND transporter permease subunit, producing the protein MARFFIDRPIFAWVIALVIMLAGAMAIIGLPVAQYPTIAPPAVGISASYPGASAKTVEDSVTQIIEQNMTGLDHLLYMSAQSDSSGNVSVTLTFKPGTDPDIAQVQVQNKLQQAMSLLPQEVQQQGVRVQKTSSSFLMVAAFISTDGSMTNDDLADYVVANIKEPLSRLDGVGDITLFGSQYSMRVWLDPHKLNRVQMTPGDVQAAIKAQNAQVAFGKLGGTPAVSDQQFTATIMGQTRLSTVEEFNNILLRVNQDGSKVLLKDVARVELAGESYDASALYNGQATAAVAIKLATGANALDTAEHVRTKLGELSDYFPANMEIVYPYDTTPFVKISIEEVVQTLIEAIFLVFCVMYLFLQNFRATLIPTIAVPVVLLGTFGVMAAFGFSINTLTMFGLVLAIGLLVDDAIVVVENVERLMSEEGLSPLEATRKSMTQITGALVGIALVLSAVFVPMAFFGGSTGAIYRQFSLTIVSAMVLSVLVALILTPALCATLLKPMKHGEFGAQRGFFGWFNRFFDTNANRYQNGVRKVIKQGTRYSIIYLAMLAVLAVLFMRLPTSFLPEEDQGVIMSMVQLPVGATKERTEVVLADMRDYFLENEKDNVDSVLTVAGFSFAGSGQNSGMAFIKLKDWSERQGEERSANAIIGRAMGYLFSIKEAQVFAFNLPPIPELGTATGFDFFLQDRGGLGHEKLMQARNQLLGMAAQDPNLVRVRPNGMEDTPQLDIKIDYEKALAQGLSISDINNTLSAAWGSSYVNDFVDRGRVKKVYLQADAPFRMNPEDLKLWYVRNSAGQMVPFSAFASTEWSFGSPRLERYNGVSAMEIVGEAAPGKSTGDAMAAIEQMVKQLPEGIGIEWTGLSFQERQAGSQAPALYAISLLVVFLCLAALYESWSIPFSVMLVVPLGVLGAILAATLRGLENDVYFQVGLLTTIGLSAKNAILIVEFAKELHDKGMKLGDAVVEASRQRLRPILMTSLAFILGVLPLVISTGAGASSRNAIGTGVMGGMITATVLAIFFVPLFFVLVMRYFTKQSSAEERAALTKETQHD; encoded by the coding sequence ATGGCACGATTTTTCATAGACAGACCCATTTTCGCCTGGGTGATTGCCCTGGTGATCATGCTGGCCGGGGCCATGGCCATCATAGGCCTGCCGGTCGCCCAGTACCCCACCATAGCGCCGCCGGCGGTTGGCATCTCCGCCAGTTACCCGGGCGCCTCCGCCAAGACGGTGGAAGACTCGGTGACCCAGATCATCGAGCAGAACATGACGGGGCTGGATCACCTGCTCTACATGTCTGCCCAGTCCGATTCGTCCGGCAACGTCAGCGTGACCCTCACCTTCAAGCCGGGCACGGATCCCGACATCGCCCAGGTGCAGGTACAGAACAAGCTGCAACAGGCCATGTCGCTCCTGCCCCAAGAGGTGCAGCAACAGGGCGTGCGGGTCCAGAAGACCTCCAGCAGCTTCCTGATGGTGGCCGCCTTCATCTCCACCGACGGGTCCATGACCAACGATGACCTGGCGGATTACGTGGTGGCCAACATCAAGGAGCCCCTGAGCCGTCTGGACGGCGTGGGTGACATCACCTTGTTCGGCAGCCAGTACTCCATGCGTGTCTGGCTGGATCCCCACAAGCTCAATCGGGTGCAGATGACCCCGGGAGACGTGCAGGCCGCCATCAAGGCCCAGAACGCCCAGGTTGCCTTCGGCAAGCTGGGGGGCACCCCTGCGGTGAGCGATCAGCAATTCACCGCCACCATCATGGGCCAGACCCGTCTCTCCACCGTGGAGGAGTTCAACAACATTCTGCTGCGGGTGAACCAGGATGGCTCCAAGGTGCTGCTCAAGGATGTGGCCCGGGTCGAGCTCGCCGGCGAAAGCTACGATGCCTCCGCGCTCTACAACGGCCAGGCCACGGCGGCGGTAGCCATCAAGCTGGCAACCGGTGCCAACGCCCTGGACACCGCCGAGCATGTCCGGACCAAGCTGGGTGAGCTCTCCGACTACTTCCCGGCCAACATGGAGATCGTCTACCCCTACGACACCACGCCCTTCGTGAAGATCTCCATCGAGGAGGTGGTGCAGACGCTGATCGAGGCGATCTTCCTGGTGTTCTGCGTCATGTATCTGTTCCTGCAGAACTTCCGGGCGACCCTGATCCCGACCATAGCGGTGCCCGTGGTGCTGCTCGGTACCTTCGGCGTCATGGCGGCCTTCGGCTTCTCCATCAACACCCTGACCATGTTCGGTCTGGTGCTCGCCATCGGCCTGCTGGTGGATGACGCCATCGTAGTGGTGGAGAACGTGGAGCGGCTGATGAGCGAGGAGGGGCTCTCCCCGCTTGAAGCGACCCGCAAGTCCATGACCCAGATCACCGGCGCCCTGGTGGGCATCGCCCTGGTGCTGTCTGCCGTGTTCGTGCCCATGGCCTTCTTCGGCGGCTCGACCGGCGCCATCTATCGCCAGTTCTCCCTCACCATCGTCTCGGCCATGGTGCTCTCGGTGCTGGTGGCCCTGATCCTGACCCCGGCACTCTGCGCCACCCTGCTCAAACCCATGAAACACGGGGAGTTCGGCGCCCAGCGCGGCTTCTTCGGCTGGTTCAACCGCTTCTTCGACACCAATGCCAACCGTTACCAGAACGGCGTGCGCAAGGTGATCAAGCAGGGGACCCGTTACAGCATCATCTACCTGGCCATGCTGGCGGTGCTGGCGGTGCTCTTCATGCGCCTGCCCACCTCCTTCCTGCCGGAAGAGGATCAGGGGGTCATCATGTCCATGGTGCAACTGCCGGTGGGGGCCACCAAGGAGCGTACCGAGGTGGTGCTGGCCGACATGCGCGACTACTTCCTCGAGAACGAGAAGGACAACGTCGATTCGGTGCTGACGGTGGCGGGCTTCAGCTTCGCCGGTAGCGGCCAGAACAGCGGCATGGCCTTCATCAAGTTGAAGGACTGGAGCGAGCGTCAAGGGGAGGAGCGCAGTGCCAACGCCATCATAGGCCGCGCCATGGGCTATCTGTTCAGCATCAAGGAGGCGCAGGTGTTCGCCTTCAACCTGCCTCCCATCCCGGAACTCGGCACGGCCACCGGCTTCGACTTCTTCCTGCAGGACCGCGGTGGTCTGGGGCACGAGAAACTGATGCAGGCCCGTAACCAGCTGCTCGGCATGGCGGCGCAGGATCCCAACCTGGTGCGGGTGCGCCCGAACGGGATGGAAGACACCCCCCAGCTCGACATCAAGATCGATTACGAGAAGGCGCTGGCCCAGGGGCTCTCCATCAGCGACATCAACAACACGTTGTCGGCGGCCTGGGGCTCCTCCTATGTGAACGACTTCGTCGACAGAGGCCGGGTCAAGAAGGTCTACTTGCAGGCTGACGCACCTTTCCGGATGAACCCGGAGGATCTCAAGCTCTGGTACGTGCGCAACAGCGCGGGCCAGATGGTGCCCTTCTCCGCCTTCGCCAGCACCGAGTGGAGCTTCGGCTCGCCCCGTCTTGAGCGCTACAACGGCGTCTCCGCCATGGAGATAGTCGGTGAAGCGGCGCCCGGCAAGAGTACCGGTGACGCCATGGCGGCCATCGAACAGATGGTGAAACAGCTGCCGGAAGGCATCGGCATCGAGTGGACCGGTCTCTCCTTCCAGGAGCGTCAGGCAGGCTCCCAGGCGCCGGCGCTCTACGCCATCTCGCTGCTGGTGGTCTTCCTCTGTCTGGCTGCGCTGTACGAGAGCTGGAGCATCCCCTTCTCTGTCATGTTGGTGGTGCCGCTCGGGGTGCTGGGCGCCATACTGGCGGCTACCCTGCGTGGCCTGGAGAACGACGTCTATTTCCAGGTGGGCCTGCTCACTACTATCGGGCTCTCGGCCAAGAACGCCATCCTCATCGTGGAGTTCGCCAAGGAGCTCCATGACAAGGGGATGAAGCTCGGCGATGCGGTGGTGGAAGCCTCCCGCCAGCGTCTGCGTCCGATCCTGATGACCTCGCTCGCCTTCATCCTCGGTGTCTTGCCGCTGGTGATAAGCACTGGTGCCGGCGCCAGCAGCCGCAACGCCATCGGCACCGGCGTCATGGGGGGGATGATCACGGCCACAGTGCTCGCCATCTTCTTCGTGCCGCTCTTCTTCGTGCTGGTGATGCGTTACTTCACCAAGCAGAGTTCAGCCGAGGAGCGCGCCGCGCTGACCAAGGAGACCCAACATGACTAA
- a CDS encoding efflux transporter outer membrane subunit, with amino-acid sequence MTKTLVALSVTLLLGACSMAPDYQRPELPQGASWQENLATQGALAPWQQQFLDPALQKLIDTALENNRDLRLAALNVEAYEARYRIQRAAQLPTLAASGSGTRQQGSDDLSSTGQGGISSQYGADIGITAYELDLFGRIQSLKDQALENYLAQIETQRSTQIALIASVANAYLTLLADQELLALSQATLATEQESYALTQHKYRLGAASEMELAQGRTALENARVSQAQYQRQVKQDRNGLALLLGTEVPVLEGQPATLAEVKLAPIPVGAPSSLLQQRPDILAAEHSLKAANANIGAARAAFFPTISLTATAGTASNQLSGLFDGGTGTWTFMPQINLPIFDGGKRIADLDVAEVGTKQAVASYEKSIQTAFKEVADTLGAQADYQQQLQAQQDLVDANQTYFKLAEFRYEQGVDSYLTRLDAQRSLFSARQGLISTRLAQLSNQVALYKAVGGGWQAPKEALAASEGQG; translated from the coding sequence ATGACTAAGACCCTGGTCGCCCTGAGTGTGACGCTGCTGCTGGGGGCCTGCTCCATGGCCCCCGATTACCAACGCCCCGAGCTGCCGCAAGGCGCCTCCTGGCAAGAGAACCTCGCCACCCAGGGGGCGCTGGCGCCCTGGCAGCAACAGTTCCTCGATCCGGCGCTGCAAAAGCTGATCGACACTGCCCTTGAGAACAACCGGGATCTGCGGCTCGCAGCCCTCAACGTCGAGGCCTATGAGGCCAGATACCGGATCCAGCGGGCGGCACAGTTGCCGACCCTGGCCGCCAGCGGTTCCGGCACCCGTCAGCAGGGATCCGACGATCTCAGCAGCACGGGGCAGGGGGGCATCAGCAGCCAGTACGGCGCCGACATCGGCATCACCGCCTATGAGCTGGACCTGTTTGGCCGGATCCAGAGCCTGAAAGATCAGGCCCTGGAGAACTACCTGGCGCAAATCGAGACCCAGCGCAGTACCCAGATAGCGCTGATCGCCTCGGTGGCGAATGCCTACCTCACCCTGCTGGCGGATCAGGAACTGCTGGCGCTGAGCCAGGCGACCCTGGCCACCGAGCAGGAGAGCTATGCCCTGACCCAGCACAAGTACCGGCTGGGGGCGGCCTCCGAGATGGAGCTGGCGCAGGGGCGCACCGCGCTCGAGAACGCCAGGGTCAGCCAGGCGCAATACCAGCGTCAGGTGAAACAGGACAGAAACGGTCTGGCCCTGCTGCTCGGCACAGAAGTGCCGGTGCTGGAAGGGCAACCGGCGACCCTGGCCGAGGTGAAGCTGGCACCGATCCCGGTGGGGGCCCCCTCCAGTCTGCTGCAACAGCGGCCAGACATACTGGCGGCGGAGCACAGCCTGAAGGCGGCCAACGCCAATATCGGCGCGGCCCGTGCCGCCTTCTTCCCGACCATCTCGTTGACCGCGACGGCGGGTACCGCCAGCAACCAGCTGAGCGGGCTGTTTGACGGTGGCACCGGCACCTGGACCTTCATGCCCCAGATAAACCTGCCCATCTTCGACGGTGGCAAGCGCATTGCGGATCTGGACGTGGCCGAGGTCGGCACCAAACAGGCGGTGGCGAGCTACGAGAAGAGCATCCAGACCGCCTTCAAGGAGGTCGCGGATACGCTCGGCGCCCAGGCGGACTACCAGCAGCAGTTGCAGGCCCAGCAGGATCTGGTGGATGCCAACCAGACCTACTTCAAGCTGGCGGAGTTCCGCTACGAGCAGGGGGTGGACAGCTACCTGACCCGCCTCGATGCCCAGCGCTCCCTGTTCAGCGCCAGACAGGGGCTCATCAGCACCCGTCTGGCCCAGCTCAGCAACCAGGTTGCCCTCTACAAGGCGGTCGGTGGCGGCTGGCAGGCACCCAAGGAGGCCCTGGCAGCCTCCGAAGGGCAGGGCTAG